Proteins encoded by one window of Catenulispora sp. GP43:
- a CDS encoding serine hydrolase domain-containing protein — MFYTEAASAHSLQDWLEPPANRWAYNHVESFLPTAAIPRGQGTPRPFTEASVPLEDVEIDMADDRATVAEFLELTQTDGIVVLHGGHIVFERYFGEGRPDRRHALMSISKSIAGMAAGCLVGEGSLDVSAPVQDYVPELAASAFGSATVGQVLDMTAALRFSQEYRDPASEVQALDRAAGWRPRTSEDGSVRDLLAALKPDGPHGLRTQYTSATTDVLAWVLERAAGQPYAEVISDRIWSRIGAEHDAVVTVDPKGTPYACAGVNATARDLARFGRCVLDGGSVRGTQVIPEAWVRSTRDGQPEAAPDADFRRVHPHGSYRNQWWITGDAVGSFLGIGIYGQYIWLDPVRDVVIAKQSSLLGPRAQRAEHASALTGIAAAVAARRPHSPTQEAR; from the coding sequence ATGTTCTACACGGAAGCCGCCTCTGCCCACTCGCTCCAGGACTGGCTCGAACCCCCGGCCAACCGATGGGCCTACAACCACGTCGAGAGCTTCCTCCCCACCGCGGCGATTCCGCGCGGGCAGGGCACGCCCCGCCCCTTCACCGAGGCGTCTGTGCCACTGGAGGACGTCGAGATCGACATGGCCGACGACCGTGCCACGGTCGCCGAGTTCCTGGAGCTGACCCAGACCGACGGGATCGTGGTTCTCCATGGTGGGCACATCGTGTTCGAGCGGTACTTCGGTGAAGGACGCCCGGACCGGCGCCACGCCCTGATGTCGATCTCGAAGTCGATCGCGGGCATGGCAGCGGGTTGTCTGGTCGGCGAGGGGAGCCTCGACGTGTCTGCACCGGTCCAGGACTACGTCCCCGAACTCGCCGCCTCGGCCTTCGGCAGCGCCACCGTCGGCCAGGTCCTGGACATGACGGCCGCTCTGCGGTTCAGCCAGGAATATCGCGACCCGGCCTCCGAGGTACAGGCCCTGGACCGCGCCGCGGGCTGGCGGCCGCGCACCTCGGAGGACGGTTCCGTCCGCGACCTTCTGGCCGCTCTCAAGCCGGACGGGCCGCATGGGCTCCGTACCCAGTACACCTCCGCGACGACCGACGTCCTCGCCTGGGTCCTCGAACGGGCCGCGGGACAGCCGTACGCGGAGGTGATCTCGGACCGGATCTGGTCCCGCATCGGCGCCGAACACGACGCCGTGGTCACCGTGGACCCGAAGGGCACGCCCTATGCCTGTGCCGGCGTCAACGCGACCGCACGCGACCTCGCCCGGTTCGGGCGCTGCGTGCTGGACGGCGGCTCGGTGCGCGGTACCCAGGTCATCCCGGAGGCCTGGGTGCGCTCCACCCGCGACGGGCAACCCGAAGCGGCCCCGGACGCCGACTTCCGGAGGGTCCACCCGCACGGCTCGTACCGCAACCAGTGGTGGATCACCGGCGATGCCGTGGGGAGCTTCCTCGGCATCGGCATCTACGGCCAGTACATTTGGCTTGATCCCGTACGGGACGTGGTGATCGCCAAGCAGTCCAGCCTGCTCGGCCCCCGGGCGCAGCGCGCCGAGCACGCCTCGGCGCTCACCGGGATCGCCGCCGCGGTCGCCGCACGCCGGCCCCACTCCCCCACCCAGGAGGCACGATGA
- a CDS encoding cytosine permease produces MTRGDAKPRVNGTPTLEHHGIEHIPAAERHGKPWHQLTLWFSSNVTMTAVVTGAVAVALGLDLKWAIATIAIGNLVGGVFMAYHSVQGPELGVPQMVQSRAQFGFFGGALPSFIVVLMYLGFTVEGSLVGGEALAGWLGVSKALGIVIFGAAHGLVALVGYKLIHSMARYITVVSAIVFLALFVQLATHLPQHLPNSGSPATAGTVMLAISISISWQVTWAPYVSDYSRYLPEDTPRKATFWYTYLGSAVGGSIAMAIGAMAADVNSNALNTDAIGFLAHRFPAISGLLVFALLVISIPSGAEGPYGAFLSTLSIFSRRTEPRSPVLGRALFVIGFTVVGAVLAILSSGSMLNTFTNITLFLLYLLVPWTAINLTDYYVVRRGHYDVSALFDPNGRYGRWNWGAMLLYVVSFAAEVPFINSSLYVGPLANLLGGADIAWLIGLAVGGFGYYALARQTHLCTAGTGVQTATETAPGLPARHTGPAEASSR; encoded by the coding sequence ATGACCAGGGGAGACGCGAAGCCGCGCGTGAACGGCACACCGACGCTCGAACACCACGGCATCGAACACATCCCCGCCGCCGAACGCCACGGCAAGCCGTGGCACCAGCTCACTCTCTGGTTCTCCAGCAATGTGACGATGACCGCGGTGGTCACCGGGGCGGTCGCGGTCGCGCTCGGTCTGGACCTCAAGTGGGCCATCGCGACGATCGCCATCGGCAACCTGGTCGGCGGCGTCTTCATGGCCTACCACAGCGTGCAAGGTCCCGAGCTCGGCGTTCCGCAGATGGTTCAGAGCCGGGCCCAGTTCGGGTTCTTCGGAGGGGCGCTTCCGTCCTTCATCGTCGTCTTGATGTATCTCGGCTTCACCGTCGAGGGCAGCCTGGTGGGCGGAGAGGCACTGGCCGGATGGCTCGGCGTCTCCAAGGCCCTGGGGATCGTGATCTTCGGCGCCGCGCACGGGCTGGTCGCCCTGGTCGGCTACAAGCTGATCCACTCCATGGCGCGGTACATCACGGTGGTGTCCGCGATCGTCTTTCTGGCGCTGTTCGTGCAACTCGCCACCCACCTGCCCCAGCACTTGCCGAACTCGGGTTCCCCGGCGACGGCGGGCACCGTGATGCTCGCCATCTCGATCTCCATCTCCTGGCAGGTCACCTGGGCGCCCTACGTCTCCGACTACTCGCGTTACCTGCCGGAAGACACCCCTCGCAAGGCCACCTTCTGGTACACCTACCTCGGCTCGGCGGTCGGCGGCTCGATCGCGATGGCCATCGGGGCGATGGCCGCGGACGTCAACTCCAATGCGTTGAACACCGATGCGATAGGTTTCCTCGCCCACCGCTTCCCGGCGATCAGCGGGCTGCTGGTCTTCGCCTTGCTCGTGATATCGATCCCGTCGGGCGCCGAGGGCCCCTACGGCGCCTTCCTGAGCACCCTCAGCATCTTCTCCCGCAGGACCGAACCACGCTCCCCGGTCCTCGGCCGCGCTCTGTTCGTCATCGGCTTCACCGTGGTCGGGGCGGTCCTGGCGATCCTGTCCAGCGGGAGCATGCTGAACACCTTCACGAACATCACGCTGTTCCTGCTGTACCTGCTCGTCCCGTGGACAGCCATCAACCTCACCGACTACTACGTCGTCCGACGGGGCCACTACGACGTCTCGGCCCTCTTCGACCCCAACGGTCGCTACGGGCGATGGAACTGGGGCGCCATGCTCCTCTACGTGGTTTCCTTCGCGGCCGAAGTGCCGTTCATCAACAGCAGCCTCTACGTGGGCCCCTTGGCGAACCTCCTCGGAGGCGCCGACATCGCCTGGCTCATCGGCCTCGCGGTGGGCGGATTCGGCTACTACGCACTCGCGCGGCAGACTCACCTCTGCACTGCCGGGACCGGCGTCCAGACAGCAACCGAAACCGCACCCGGGCTGCCGGCACGGCACACCGGGCCGGCCGAGGCCTCGAGCCGGTGA
- a CDS encoding response regulator, whose protein sequence is MSGHILIVEDDPKQAELIRVSLVSEGYSVTVVHDAPAAFRCIEESPPDLVVLDVMLPGTDGLGICRWLRGRGDTPVLMLTARFSEDDVLAGLDVGADDYMTKPYSPRELVARIRTVLRRVRGGAADPNAAALRVGGLLVDRAKHLVICDRRPVACTPDEFAVLAVMAAAPGQVFTRAQLLRHTRGFNRASTERAVDVHVMNLRRKIEPDPAKPVRLMTVYGVGYKLVENR, encoded by the coding sequence GTGAGTGGCCACATCCTGATCGTCGAGGACGACCCCAAGCAGGCGGAGCTGATCCGCGTCTCGTTGGTGAGCGAAGGGTACAGCGTGACCGTCGTCCACGATGCGCCCGCCGCGTTCCGGTGTATCGAGGAATCGCCGCCGGATCTGGTGGTGCTGGACGTGATGCTGCCCGGCACTGACGGACTCGGCATCTGCCGATGGCTGCGCGGCCGGGGCGACACGCCGGTGCTGATGCTGACCGCGCGGTTCAGCGAGGACGACGTGCTGGCCGGCCTCGACGTCGGCGCCGACGACTACATGACCAAGCCGTACAGCCCCCGCGAGCTGGTCGCGCGGATCCGCACCGTCCTTCGCCGGGTCCGGGGCGGTGCCGCCGATCCGAACGCCGCGGCGCTCCGGGTCGGCGGCCTGCTGGTCGACCGGGCCAAACACCTGGTGATCTGCGACCGGCGGCCGGTGGCCTGCACGCCCGATGAGTTCGCCGTGCTGGCGGTGATGGCCGCGGCCCCGGGTCAGGTCTTCACCAGGGCTCAGCTGCTGCGGCACACCCGCGGCTTCAACCGGGCCTCCACCGAGCGCGCGGTGGACGTCCACGTCATGAACCTGCGCCGGAAGATCGAGCCGGATCCGGCCAAACCGGTCCGGCTGATGACCGTCTACGGCGTGGGCTACAAACTGGTTGAGAACCGCTGA
- a CDS encoding sensor histidine kinase, whose amino-acid sequence MAAPVPLYRSLLVRLLAASCLIAGCAIAATAWLATSTATSALAYQQGQSLQADGEIVERLSGYAADHDSWTGVASLLDQLSAQYHMRIALVGAGGSVISDSTKPSASLPPTATATIDPLSFDTSTTPGAQRPGIDPRVVGPYLLTAQESSALRQLADYEVSCLTSKGVQAQAIELPTGRYTVQSNASDQAVAGCGGLDTRMTAPTATEAGPAPASVAFEPTATEAKPLADLAAATGACLTRRGVTVKFDLTVTTGFQLRSAQTEVLEQGGQCLQAARIDQLRPYVAPPAQLYLGIGTTAREHFDLTGQNRSKIIWTAALVLAITLAVTTLVGLRLVRPLRALIHTARQDPADFARAPVTTRDETGYLAMAFNQQTERRQQMDAQRKAMVADIAHELRSPLTNIRGWLEVTRDGLVEPTPDLITSLHDEAVLLQHIIDDLQDLASADAGTLRMHPQPMPVLALLRRIVVAYRAQASDLGVEVVVQAEPGLEIHADPERIRQVLGNLVSNALRHTPRGGHVTLTAIADPGAVEISVVDTGTGISEADLPYIFDRFWRAEKSRNRSTGGSGLGLAIARHLVQAHGGTIRAESAIGVGTNMTVRLPSQTPEYRRV is encoded by the coding sequence ATGGCCGCACCGGTCCCGCTGTATCGCAGTCTGCTGGTCCGTCTGCTGGCCGCATCCTGTCTGATCGCCGGCTGCGCCATCGCGGCCACCGCATGGCTGGCCACCTCGACCGCCACCTCCGCGCTGGCATATCAGCAGGGGCAGAGCCTGCAGGCCGACGGTGAGATCGTCGAGCGGCTCAGCGGATACGCCGCGGACCACGACAGCTGGACCGGCGTCGCGTCCTTGCTGGACCAGCTGTCCGCGCAGTACCACATGCGGATCGCGTTGGTCGGGGCCGGCGGTTCGGTGATCAGCGATTCCACGAAGCCGTCGGCGTCGCTGCCGCCGACGGCCACCGCCACGATCGACCCGCTGAGCTTCGACACCTCCACCACGCCGGGGGCGCAGCGGCCGGGCATCGATCCGCGGGTGGTCGGCCCGTACCTGCTCACCGCACAGGAATCCTCGGCGCTGCGGCAGCTCGCCGACTATGAGGTGAGCTGTCTGACATCCAAGGGGGTGCAGGCTCAGGCGATCGAGTTGCCCACCGGGAGATACACGGTCCAGAGCAACGCGTCGGATCAGGCAGTGGCCGGCTGCGGGGGACTCGACACACGCATGACCGCGCCGACGGCGACCGAGGCGGGGCCGGCGCCGGCCTCGGTCGCCTTCGAGCCGACGGCGACCGAGGCGAAGCCGTTGGCCGATCTGGCGGCGGCCACAGGCGCCTGCCTGACCCGCCGAGGGGTGACGGTGAAGTTCGACCTGACCGTCACCACCGGCTTCCAGCTGCGCTCCGCACAGACCGAGGTGCTCGAACAGGGGGGACAGTGTCTGCAGGCCGCTCGTATCGATCAACTGCGCCCCTATGTGGCTCCCCCAGCCCAGCTCTACCTCGGCATCGGCACAACCGCCCGTGAGCATTTCGACCTGACCGGGCAGAACCGAAGCAAGATCATTTGGACGGCCGCGCTCGTGTTGGCGATCACCCTGGCCGTGACCACCCTGGTCGGGCTGCGGTTGGTCCGGCCGCTGAGAGCGTTGATCCACACCGCCCGGCAGGATCCGGCCGACTTCGCCCGGGCCCCGGTCACCACCCGGGACGAGACCGGCTACCTGGCCATGGCGTTCAACCAGCAGACCGAGCGCCGCCAGCAGATGGACGCCCAGCGCAAGGCGATGGTCGCGGACATCGCACACGAACTGCGCTCGCCGCTGACCAACATCCGCGGCTGGCTGGAGGTCACCCGCGACGGGCTGGTGGAGCCGACGCCGGACCTGATCACGTCGCTCCACGACGAGGCGGTGCTACTGCAACACATCATCGACGATCTGCAGGACCTGGCCAGCGCCGATGCCGGGACACTGCGGATGCATCCGCAGCCGATGCCGGTCCTGGCGCTGCTGCGACGCATCGTGGTCGCGTACCGTGCGCAGGCCTCGGACCTCGGGGTCGAGGTGGTGGTACAGGCCGAGCCCGGACTGGAGATCCACGCGGACCCCGAACGTATCCGGCAGGTACTGGGGAACCTCGTGTCCAACGCGCTGCGGCACACGCCGCGCGGCGGTCACGTCACGCTGACCGCGATCGCAGATCCGGGCGCCGTCGAGATCAGCGTGGTGGACACCGGAACCGGGATCTCCGAAGCCGACCTGCCGTACATCTTCGACCGGTTCTGGCGGGCGGAGAAGTCACGGAACCGCAGCACCGGAGGCAGCGGGCTGGGCCTGGCCATCGCACGGCATCTGGTGCAGGCCCACGGCGGCACGATCCGGGCGGAAAGCGCTATAGGGGTCGGAACGAATATGACGGTGCGACTACCGTCGCAGACCCCGGAGTATCGGCGCGTGTGA